ACCACGCAAGTTTCGCTTACGCTTTTGCGACATGCGAGCTTGCAAGTGGCTGGTGCCGCTCTTGCGGTGCATCGCTTTGCCTGTGGCCGACAGACGAAAACGCTTCTTCGTGCCTTTGTGGGTCTTCATTTTGGGCATTTTCGGGAGCCTTTCAATTATGGATTATGCAACAGTTGCAATCTTCGGTCGGAATGAATCGCGTACTATAACGATAACGAAGCTTCTTCAAAAGCCCCAATCAGAACTTCCATCGATACTCGATGCGTCCGCCGGTCAAATCGCTAGCATTATCTCGCCAAGCCCACATGCCGTCCAGGCGGATCAGCGTCCGGTGGCTGATCGGTATTTGGTACCGCGTTCCAAACGCCAGCTCCTCGCCGGCAGCCTTGCGATCGTCTGGGTTATCCATCACTCCGACGTAGGCCGCTTCGACAACCAATTGGTGATCGAAGGCGGGGCCCAGTAAATTGATGCCGACCGCTCCGCCATAGGTATTGTTTGCCGTGGCGTCGAGGGTTGGGAAGCCGTTGATCCCGTCGGTTTCAAAGTTGATGCCGGTGTTCCTGAGCACGCCGCCAGCCGCTGCAGCGCGAGCGACCGATTGAGGGCGGCCAAAACCAGCGAATGCGTTCAGGTAGGGGACAAAGCGAAGGGCATCTCGCGAGACCCAAGCGTTTTCGATCAGCACCAATGCTCCATCGGCTGTCCGCTGTTCACGCGGTAGGTCCTGTCCGAAATTACCGATCACGCGGACGGTGTTCGCCACTCGCCAGAAATAACGCCTGGCGAAACTGAGGGTCATGTTGTGGTAGCTGCGATCGCTGTTCGTGCGATCATCAACGTATGCGTAGCCCGTTTCGATGTAGCCTTCGTAAGCTTCGATAAACCAAGCGGTACCAAATAAGTGGGCTGCGTTCTTGTCGCCGGGAAAGGCATCGCTGTTGATCTGATCGACGGCGGCGAAGAAAGTCGCGTCGAAGTTCGACCATCGCAGGAATTTGCTGTTCTTTGAAGGAAGTGCAAATGCGGCTCCGGCAACGGCATCATCCATCCAGATGCCGTTTTGATACAGCAGTGGGATCAAGCCGGCGGTGAAGGGAAGATCGAACGGATACCACGTATCGGTCAGGCCGCCGGTGATCGCTCCCAGGTCCCCCTCGAAGAAACCGGTGATAAAGTCGACATTAAACGCTTCTTGCGCTTCGAAGTCGTCGTTGACAAAGTTGACGCCGGTAGCATTGCCGTTGCGGTTGAACGGTTGCATGAAGGCGTGGAAGCGTTCGGTTGAGGTGATCCCCCAGTCGAAGTCGAGCCGGAATTGTGTGGCCATGTTATGGAAGTCGTCGCCAGCGTTTCGGCCTCCACCGTATCCGATGCGGTAATCTCCGTACATGTAGAAGTGTTGTTGAACGAGGTTCGTCTCCCCGAGGAAGGTCTGGCTGCGAGGGATCATGCCGTTGAGGAAAAACGGCAGGCCCCACTCGATCAACGGACGCTGAACCGGAACCGGGCTCTTCCCGTCGTAGGGGCGTCGCGCCTCGGCGGCATCGTAGGTGAAGGCGGCATCGGGCAGAGGCGTCGGCGAAAAATCGCCAGCCCAAGGAACCAACTGAGGTGCGTAGATGGTGTCGGCATCGAGCGTGCTTGATTGGACCGCCGAGGCGAGCCGACCTGGCATCGGTTCGCTGCTGCGAGCGCTCGCCGGTTGTGCAGCTTGCCCCGTACCAGCCAATGCCGCAGGCGTGGCGTCAGCGGTTGGGGCAGCCGACGGAGCGGGGAGCCGCGTGGGAGCTGCGTCGGCCGCCTGGTTTCGGATCACCGGCATCCCCAGCTGCACACCGCTTGTGGCGGTCGCATACTGGGCGCGGGCCGTTGTCGCCAGCAGCGATGCAACGATCAGCAAGCTGGCGAAGATCGTCGCAGCGGGGCGGCTGACGATAAGGATCGCTGAGGCATGCATGG
Above is a genomic segment from Rosistilla ulvae containing:
- the rpmI gene encoding 50S ribosomal protein L35, translated to MPKMKTHKGTKKRFRLSATGKAMHRKSGTSHLQARMSQKRKRNLRGTGAMDVCMEKTIHAALSGNSY